One window from the genome of Gimesia aquarii encodes:
- the eno gene encoding phosphopyruvate hydratase: protein MSIAISSVHAREILDSRGNPTVEVDIELEDGTVGRAAVPSGASTGMHEACELRDADQKDRYLGKGVQQAVQNVNTEIADVLVDLDACDQLLIDRVMLDLDGTENKSRLGANAILACSLASAHAAAHASDLPLFRYLGGVGANRLPAPMMNIINGGEHASNGIDLQEFMVMPLGFDNFSDSLRCGTEIFHSLKKVLSSKGLSTAVGDEGGFAPDLPNSEDAIDVILTAIEQAGYKAGDQVKIALDAASTEFFNAETGVYTVEGREFDSAGMVDFLAGWVDKYPICSIEDGLAEDDWDGWKALTTRLGDKVQLVGDDLFVTNPKRLQRGIDEGVANSILVKVNQIGTLSETIEAVQLAGRNGYTAVMSHRSGETEDTTIADLAVALCTGQIKTGSASRTDRICKYNQLLRIEEILGAEATFGGTIS from the coding sequence AGTTCCGTTCATGCCCGTGAAATTCTTGACAGCCGCGGGAATCCCACAGTTGAAGTGGATATTGAGTTGGAAGATGGAACTGTAGGTCGGGCTGCCGTCCCCAGCGGGGCCAGCACGGGAATGCATGAAGCCTGTGAATTGCGTGATGCCGATCAAAAAGACCGGTATCTCGGTAAGGGTGTTCAACAGGCAGTCCAGAATGTTAATACAGAGATTGCGGACGTGCTTGTCGATTTGGATGCCTGTGATCAATTACTGATTGACCGCGTAATGTTGGATCTGGATGGAACAGAAAATAAGTCACGTTTAGGAGCGAATGCAATCCTGGCTTGCTCCTTAGCTTCAGCTCATGCCGCTGCACATGCTTCTGATCTACCATTGTTCCGTTATCTGGGTGGAGTCGGTGCAAATCGGCTACCTGCTCCGATGATGAATATCATTAACGGTGGTGAGCACGCCAGCAATGGAATTGACCTGCAGGAATTTATGGTAATGCCACTGGGTTTTGACAACTTCAGTGACTCGCTGCGTTGTGGAACGGAAATTTTTCACTCTTTGAAAAAAGTACTTTCCTCAAAAGGGCTGAGCACAGCCGTCGGAGACGAGGGGGGATTTGCACCTGATCTCCCTAATAGTGAAGATGCAATCGATGTTATTTTAACCGCTATCGAACAAGCGGGTTACAAAGCCGGTGATCAGGTGAAGATTGCCTTGGATGCCGCATCGACTGAGTTCTTTAACGCCGAAACGGGAGTCTATACTGTGGAAGGGCGAGAATTCGATTCCGCAGGCATGGTTGACTTCCTGGCTGGATGGGTTGATAAATATCCGATCTGTTCTATTGAAGATGGTTTGGCAGAAGACGACTGGGATGGTTGGAAAGCTCTGACAACTCGTCTGGGTGACAAAGTCCAACTGGTAGGCGATGACTTGTTTGTAACGAATCCCAAACGATTACAGAGAGGTATCGATGAGGGGGTTGCTAATAGTATTCTGGTTAAAGTCAATCAGATTGGAACGCTGTCTGAAACAATCGAAGCCGTTCAGTTAGCGGGTCGAAATGGTTACACAGCTGTAATGAGCCACCGTTCTGGTGAAACTGAAGACACGACGATCGCGGATCTCGCCGTGGCTTTGTGCACCGGTCAAATCAAAACAGGTTCTGCAAGTCGAACAGATCGTATTTGTAAGTACAATCAATTACTGAGAATCGAAGAAATTCTGGGAGCTGAGGCCACATTTGGTGGAACAATTTCCTGA